Proteins encoded by one window of Gemmatimonadota bacterium:
- a CDS encoding mandelate racemase/muconate lactonizing enzyme family protein — MKITDLKCAVIGQNPVVRITTDEGIHGLGQIENSKPYMKPHVLFYRDHIIGQDPTDVNRVVSSIRRLGSFKPWGSAVSAIEMALWDIAGKAAGLPVYKLLGGKMRDRVRVYNGAVRFPMKGATVEDYAEDMARMKAAPEGFTIIKQGISFHSQMPSQVPDFFYGDLQKHGFHGNRGPLTEKGLKHLVACIEAMKAVLGDEVGLALDCGPGMLVPDALRLAKAVEHLHIMWLEDMITGDYTPFVLADLYREVNSRTSTPIHTGEQIYLRENFVDLIEKRAVDVVGPDPADVGGIAELKWIAEYADLHGVLMAPHGVIDGLIGLAALVHASAAMPPNYIAFEYPIGNPSWWYDIVEGLPETIVKDGFIDVWDSPGLGVDLVPDKALPYLKEEDQGFFD; from the coding sequence ATGAAGATCACCGACCTGAAATGTGCCGTAATCGGCCAGAACCCCGTGGTACGGATCACGACGGACGAAGGGATTCATGGGCTGGGACAGATCGAGAACTCGAAGCCTTACATGAAACCCCACGTCCTGTTCTACCGTGACCACATTATCGGCCAGGACCCCACGGACGTGAACCGCGTCGTCTCGAGCATACGGCGGCTGGGCAGTTTCAAGCCCTGGGGCAGCGCGGTAAGCGCCATCGAGATGGCCCTGTGGGATATCGCGGGCAAGGCGGCCGGACTGCCGGTGTACAAGCTGTTAGGCGGCAAGATGCGGGACCGGGTGCGGGTGTACAACGGCGCCGTACGGTTTCCCATGAAGGGCGCCACCGTGGAGGACTACGCGGAGGACATGGCTCGGATGAAGGCGGCGCCCGAGGGGTTCACCATCATCAAGCAGGGCATCAGCTTCCACAGCCAGATGCCGTCGCAGGTCCCCGATTTCTTCTACGGCGACCTGCAGAAGCACGGCTTTCACGGCAATCGGGGCCCGCTCACCGAGAAGGGCCTGAAGCACCTGGTGGCCTGCATAGAGGCCATGAAGGCGGTCCTCGGAGATGAAGTCGGCCTGGCCCTCGACTGCGGTCCCGGAATGCTTGTGCCGGATGCCCTGCGCCTGGCGAAAGCCGTGGAACACCTGCATATCATGTGGCTGGAAGACATGATCACCGGCGACTATACGCCCTTCGTCCTGGCCGATCTCTATCGGGAGGTGAATTCGAGGACTTCCACGCCGATTCACACGGGGGAACAGATCTATCTCCGGGAGAACTTCGTCGATCTCATCGAGAAAAGGGCCGTGGACGTAGTGGGCCCCGACCCGGCCGACGTGGGCGGGATCGCGGAACTGAAATGGATCGCGGAATACGCCGACCTTCATGGCGTGCTCATGGCGCCCCACGGCGTCATAGACGGCTTGATCGGCCTGGCCGCCCTGGTGCATGCCTCGGCCGCCATGCCGCCCAACTACATTGCCTTCGAATACCCCATCGGCAACCCGTCCTGGTGGTACGACATCGTGGAGGGTTTGCCGGAAACGATCGTGAAAGACGGCTTCATCGACGTGTGGGACAGCCCCGGCCTGGGGGTCGACCTGGTTCCGGACAAGGCGCTGCCCTACCTGAAGGAAGAAGACCAGGGCTTTTTTGACTAG
- a CDS encoding phytanoyl-CoA dioxygenase family protein — MLSDREKWLFDLHGYLVLRQVVTPGDLDRMIARCDEWYGMAEEELPPPLCSYEDPRVNPTAARAILHAEYADPVFDRLILNLPVMRLVLALTRERPQHLLSALTVNRSDSDEITLHNGASGAWRNPANDYQAADGEVFATFINAAISLVDVPEGAGFVCIPGSHKTYFERPAPIGIRSGPPTVVNVPVNAGDAVVFTEALCHGALPWPLRDPPRRTMFQRYCTSYASWTPGAGPIEEHRHLLSDGVCEMKRQGGFQGPKNIVERLLDEMTAWEAAGRPAGWESRLQQTTGSSA, encoded by the coding sequence ATGCTTTCGGATAGAGAGAAGTGGCTTTTCGATCTGCACGGTTATCTCGTCCTGCGCCAGGTCGTCACGCCGGGGGACCTGGATCGAATGATCGCGCGGTGCGACGAATGGTACGGGATGGCAGAGGAGGAACTGCCGCCGCCGCTCTGTTCCTATGAGGATCCCAGGGTAAATCCGACGGCTGCGCGGGCCATTCTCCACGCCGAGTACGCCGACCCGGTCTTCGACCGGCTCATACTGAACCTGCCGGTCATGCGCCTCGTGCTCGCCCTGACGAGGGAACGGCCCCAGCACCTGCTGTCGGCCCTCACGGTGAACCGGTCGGACAGCGACGAGATCACGCTGCACAACGGCGCCTCCGGGGCATGGAGGAACCCGGCCAACGACTACCAGGCCGCGGACGGCGAAGTGTTCGCCACCTTCATCAACGCGGCCATTTCCCTGGTGGACGTGCCCGAAGGAGCCGGATTCGTGTGCATTCCCGGCAGCCACAAGACCTATTTCGAACGGCCTGCACCCATCGGCATACGCTCCGGCCCGCCGACGGTCGTCAACGTGCCCGTCAACGCGGGGGATGCCGTCGTCTTTACCGAAGCGCTTTGCCACGGCGCGCTGCCCTGGCCCTTGCGCGACCCGCCGCGGCGCACCATGTTTCAAAGGTACTGCACGTCCTACGCGTCCTGGACGCCCGGTGCGGGTCCCATCGAGGAGCACCGGCACCTGCTGTCTGACGGTGTTTGCGAAATGAAACGCCAGGGCGGATTCCAGGGACCGAAAAACATCGTCGAACGCCTGCTGGACGAAATGACGGCCTGGGAGGCGGCTGGACGGCCGGCGGGATGGGAGAGCCGGTTGCAACAGACTACAGGGAGTTCCGCATGA
- a CDS encoding aminotransferase class I/II-fold pyridoxal phosphate-dependent enzyme encodes MTVNRRILDMEYAVRGPIPQRAAELKRQGRRIIPCNLGNPQALGQQPISFYREVLSLVEHPVRIERERRLKALFNGGALDGLGRLGGPGGLEQDEFHSDYVLDLSERYLSQMETGMGAYSDSSGPRFIREAVADFIDRRDGADDADRGAVPRSDPEQVFITNGASEGVRYVIDLLIDDTSDGIMIPIPQYPLYSAAIKRCGGVQVDYFLDEESGWALDRSLLESSLEDARGRGVDVKAIVVINPGNPTGAVLTEETVREVVDFAGDNGLAIIADEVYQENVYGGDGGFVSFARVLGRNGVPLFSVHSTSKGYYGECGHRGGYLEIRNAPRVRTTELSFTDLVLKQASVNICSNTVGQLMMYLLVNPPPENAEPYHRFTNERRTILEDLHDKAVMIRSGFDQMEGVSCFGRTGAMYLFPRLDWLPEGTNDFDYCMALLERTGLVTVNGEGFGQRPGTSHLRIAFLPPREVIEEVLPRWIAFHNAYVN; translated from the coding sequence ATGACGGTCAACCGCAGGATACTCGATATGGAGTACGCCGTGCGCGGACCGATTCCCCAGCGGGCGGCTGAACTGAAGCGACAGGGAAGACGCATCATTCCGTGCAATCTCGGCAATCCCCAGGCACTTGGACAGCAACCTATCTCCTTTTACCGGGAAGTGCTGAGCCTGGTCGAACATCCCGTTCGCATCGAGCGCGAACGCAGACTCAAAGCACTGTTTAACGGAGGCGCCCTGGACGGGTTGGGCAGGCTGGGCGGACCGGGCGGACTGGAACAGGACGAGTTCCACTCCGATTACGTGCTTGATCTCAGTGAACGCTACCTGTCGCAGATGGAGACCGGCATGGGCGCCTACTCGGACAGCAGCGGCCCGAGGTTCATCCGGGAAGCCGTCGCGGATTTCATAGACCGCAGGGATGGCGCTGACGATGCGGACCGCGGCGCCGTTCCCCGTTCCGACCCGGAGCAGGTATTCATCACCAACGGCGCCAGCGAAGGCGTGCGGTACGTCATCGACCTGCTGATAGACGACACGTCGGACGGCATCATGATCCCTATTCCCCAGTATCCGCTGTACTCCGCGGCCATCAAGCGTTGCGGCGGCGTGCAGGTCGACTATTTCCTCGATGAGGAATCGGGTTGGGCTCTGGACCGGAGCCTGCTGGAATCTTCCCTTGAAGACGCACGCGGGCGTGGCGTGGACGTCAAGGCCATCGTGGTCATCAACCCGGGAAACCCGACCGGCGCGGTACTGACCGAAGAGACCGTGAGGGAGGTGGTTGACTTTGCCGGCGACAACGGCCTGGCTATCATCGCCGACGAGGTCTACCAGGAGAACGTCTACGGTGGGGACGGGGGGTTCGTATCCTTCGCACGGGTGCTGGGACGAAACGGTGTGCCGCTGTTCAGCGTGCACAGCACCTCGAAGGGCTACTACGGCGAGTGCGGCCACCGGGGCGGCTATCTCGAGATCAGGAACGCTCCTCGCGTTCGGACCACCGAACTGTCGTTTACCGATCTCGTGCTCAAGCAGGCGTCGGTGAATATCTGCTCGAACACGGTCGGCCAGCTGATGATGTATCTGCTGGTCAATCCGCCGCCCGAGAACGCCGAACCCTACCACCGCTTTACGAATGAACGCAGGACGATCCTGGAAGACCTCCACGACAAGGCGGTCATGATCAGGTCGGGATTCGATCAGATGGAAGGCGTTTCCTGTTTTGGACGAACCGGAGCGATGTACCTCTTCCCCAGGCTGGACTGGCTGCCGGAAGGAACGAACGACTTCGATTACTGCATGGCACTCCTGGAGCGGACCGGGCTGGTCACCGTCAACGGCGAGGGATTCGGGCAGCGACCGGGCACCAGTCATTTGAGGATCGCGTTCCTGCCGCCCCGGGAGGTGATCGAGGAAGTCCTTCCCAGGTGGATCGCGTTCCACAACGCTTATGTGAACTGA
- a CDS encoding HupE/UreJ family protein, producing the protein MALCFPVGTTDRVSPLTGRRAATGRVAVRVLLSLAIAGLTAAVPSTGAFGHDIPTDITVRAFIKPEDQRLRMLVRVPLEAMLDVTFPLTGPGYLDLSRADEFLRDAAMLWLGQEVSIYENGTRLAVPELVAVRASLPSDPSFHAYDTALASTRGPPLPVGTQIFWQQVMLDVLFEYRITSDRSEFSILPGLERLGMRVSTVLRFLPVSGGERLYQYTGNPGRVVLDPRWHQAAFRFVQLGFTHILDGMDHLLFLLCLIIPFQRLRVLVVLVTAFTVAHSVTLVAATLGLTPAALWFVPLVETVIAASIVYMALENIVSPGLRRRWMAVFGFGLVHGFGFAYALRDMLPFGGDHLVVSLLAFNVGVEIGQLLVILVCVPVLRMLFRYLPGEQTGQSEQTGGTGQSEQTGGTGWSGQPRRIGAVILSVLAGHTAWHWLVERGAVLWEFDVLATTPDGALYGVLGLLVLMLIIAALAGWAFLRSDRTGWLDRTVRTDRTDQKDQANRVLE; encoded by the coding sequence ATGGCCCTCTGCTTCCCGGTAGGCACGACGGATCGGGTCTCTCCTCTCACGGGACGACGGGCGGCGACCGGCCGGGTTGCCGTCCGCGTCCTGCTGTCGCTCGCCATAGCCGGACTCACGGCAGCCGTGCCGTCGACCGGCGCATTCGGCCACGACATCCCCACCGACATAACGGTTCGCGCATTCATCAAGCCTGAAGACCAGCGTCTCAGGATGCTCGTGCGGGTTCCCCTCGAGGCCATGCTCGACGTCACCTTTCCCCTGACCGGCCCCGGCTACCTCGACCTGTCCCGCGCCGACGAGTTCCTGAGGGACGCCGCCATGCTGTGGCTCGGACAGGAGGTGTCGATCTACGAAAACGGCACGCGCCTGGCCGTGCCCGAACTGGTGGCCGTCAGGGCCTCCCTTCCTTCCGATCCATCCTTTCACGCCTACGATACCGCGCTGGCTTCCACCCGGGGGCCGCCGCTCCCGGTCGGCACACAGATCTTCTGGCAACAGGTCATGCTGGACGTGCTCTTCGAGTATCGGATCACATCGGATCGTTCGGAATTTTCCATCCTTCCCGGACTCGAAAGACTGGGCATGCGGGTCTCGACCGTGCTGCGCTTCCTGCCTGTTTCAGGGGGCGAGCGTCTTTACCAGTATACCGGGAATCCGGGCCGTGTCGTACTCGATCCCCGCTGGCACCAGGCCGCGTTTCGTTTCGTGCAGCTCGGTTTCACCCACATCCTCGACGGCATGGACCATCTTCTGTTCCTGTTGTGCCTGATCATCCCCTTTCAGCGCCTTCGCGTACTCGTAGTCCTCGTTACCGCCTTTACCGTCGCGCACTCGGTCACACTGGTCGCCGCCACCCTGGGCCTGACGCCCGCCGCTCTCTGGTTCGTACCCCTCGTGGAAACGGTGATCGCCGCCTCCATCGTATACATGGCCCTGGAGAACATCGTGTCGCCCGGCCTGCGCCGGCGCTGGATGGCCGTATTCGGGTTCGGACTCGTCCACGGGTTCGGTTTCGCCTACGCGCTGCGGGACATGCTGCCTTTCGGCGGAGATCACCTGGTGGTCTCGCTTCTGGCGTTCAACGTGGGGGTCGAGATCGGTCAGCTGCTCGTGATCCTGGTCTGTGTCCCGGTACTTAGGATGCTCTTCAGGTACCTTCCGGGTGAGCAGACCGGGCAAAGTGAGCAGACCGGGGGGACCGGGCAAAGTGAGCAGACCGGGGGGACCGGGTGGTCCGGGCAACCCAGGCGGATCGGCGCGGTCATCCTCTCGGTCCTCGCGGGCCATACGGCCTGGCACTGGCTGGTGGAACGGGGTGCCGTCCTGTGGGAATTCGATGTCCTGGCTACGACGCCGGACGGCGCACTCTACGGGGTGTTGGGACTCCTGGTACTGATGTTGATTATCGCCGCCTTAGCGGGATGGGCATTCCTACGTTCTGACCGCACGGGCTGGTTGGACCGGACGGTCAGGACGGACCGGACGGACCAGAAGGATCAGGCGAACCGGGTACTTGAATGA
- a CDS encoding twin-arginine translocase TatA/TatE family subunit, with protein MIGDIGMQELMVIFLIVLLLFGADRIPALARGLGKGVREFKRVVNNANTEIQRAIDIDEKEPPPRKPPPTKELDRS; from the coding sequence ATGATCGGTGATATCGGTATGCAGGAACTGATGGTGATCTTCCTGATCGTCCTGCTCCTGTTCGGCGCGGACCGGATTCCGGCCCTGGCGAGGGGACTGGGCAAGGGCGTGCGTGAGTTCAAGCGGGTCGTGAACAATGCGAATACTGAAATCCAGCGCGCCATCGACATCGACGAGAAGGAACCGCCCCCGCGAAAGCCACCGCCGACAAAGGAATTGGACCGGTCATAG
- a CDS encoding glycerate kinase — translation MSTAALRKDARCIFDAALQAVDPAAAIRRHVVREGNRLKIGGHDCDLDRFENVYVVGAGKAGSVMAGAMESLLGDRLTGGMVNVKYGHSTPLRRIKVVEAGHPVPDAAGVDGTEQIVELLAPLGEDDLVFCLLSGGGSALLPLPAEGVTLEEKRAVTEQLLQCGATINETNTIRKHISRVKGGQLARLASPARLVSLVLSDVIGDPLDIIASGPSVPDESTFADCLAILEKYGLRGKLPAAVIRHLDAGSNGTVPETPDPGDPVFGRTQTVMVANNRQALDSARIEAERRGYNPLVLSSSIDGETREVARVYAAMAREIAGYGDPVRRPACVISGGETTVTLTGGGKGGRNQEFVLATVSGIVGLERTVVFSAGTDGTDGPTDAAGAVADGHTLTRAAEMGLDADACMDRSDAYHFFEPLGDLVMTGPTHTNVMDLRLLLVD, via the coding sequence ATGTCCACTGCCGCCCTTCGCAAAGACGCAAGGTGCATATTCGACGCGGCCCTGCAAGCCGTAGATCCAGCGGCGGCCATCCGGCGCCATGTCGTACGTGAAGGAAACCGGCTGAAAATCGGTGGCCACGACTGCGACCTGGACCGGTTTGAAAACGTCTACGTCGTCGGTGCCGGCAAAGCGGGTTCGGTGATGGCCGGCGCTATGGAATCGCTGCTCGGCGACCGGCTCACCGGGGGCATGGTCAACGTCAAGTACGGCCATTCTACGCCGCTGCGGCGCATTAAGGTGGTCGAAGCGGGCCATCCCGTTCCCGACGCGGCGGGCGTGGACGGAACGGAGCAAATCGTCGAACTCCTGGCGCCTCTCGGCGAAGACGACCTGGTATTCTGCCTGCTTTCGGGTGGAGGATCCGCACTCCTGCCGTTGCCTGCGGAAGGGGTGACGCTGGAGGAGAAAAGGGCGGTCACGGAACAACTGCTGCAGTGCGGCGCGACGATCAACGAGACCAATACGATTCGCAAGCATATCTCGCGGGTAAAAGGTGGACAATTGGCCAGGCTGGCGTCGCCCGCGCGGCTGGTGAGCCTGGTTCTATCGGACGTCATCGGGGACCCGCTCGACATCATCGCGTCGGGGCCCTCGGTGCCGGATGAAAGCACCTTTGCCGATTGCCTGGCGATTCTCGAAAAGTACGGTCTGCGCGGTAAACTGCCTGCTGCGGTGATTCGCCACCTGGATGCGGGGTCGAATGGAACCGTACCGGAAACACCGGATCCCGGTGATCCGGTCTTCGGTCGTACGCAGACGGTCATGGTCGCCAACAACCGGCAGGCACTCGATTCCGCCCGGATCGAGGCGGAAAGGAGAGGCTACAACCCGCTCGTGCTGTCCAGCTCGATCGACGGCGAGACGCGCGAGGTCGCCCGTGTCTACGCCGCCATGGCCCGGGAGATCGCAGGGTACGGCGATCCGGTTCGGCGCCCCGCGTGCGTGATTTCCGGCGGCGAGACCACGGTCACGCTGACGGGCGGCGGCAAGGGCGGACGGAACCAGGAATTCGTACTGGCCACCGTTTCGGGCATCGTGGGACTGGAACGAACCGTCGTGTTCAGCGCAGGAACGGACGGAACGGACGGTCCGACCGACGCCGCGGGCGCTGTGGCGGACGGACATACGCTTACCCGGGCCGCCGAAATGGGGCTGGACGCCGACGCCTGCATGGACCGAAGCGACGCCTATCACTTTTTCGAACCGCTGGGCGACCTCGTCATGACGGGCCCTACCCATACCAATGTCATGGACCTGCGTCTGTTGCTCGTCGATTGA
- a CDS encoding phytanoyl-CoA dioxygenase family protein: MMTETQRYLFDLTGFLHLEGALGEAALAEALDAAERYIRTPSEDLPPDFGSRDGRIYDNGFAFDKALERLVFQPSYWPIVKEFTSGKPRFVRGSMLVNQPGGVVDPGSLHCAREAYGWQSTRYECRDGRIYCDDFVVFIYLTDVYPGDGGLVVVPGSHKCNFDRPDSVFDGGDLEDDAPPGTTNVTPRAGDAVVISELLTHGTLRWKPTDRKRIVLVLRYAPQYSGGGPWTTDTLKARLSPETNELMALASFTEIKDVTQREVVTLTV, translated from the coding sequence ATGATGACCGAAACACAGAGGTACCTGTTCGACCTGACCGGATTTCTGCACCTGGAAGGCGCCCTCGGAGAAGCAGCGCTCGCAGAAGCGCTTGACGCCGCGGAGCGGTATATCCGCACGCCCTCCGAAGACCTCCCGCCGGATTTCGGAAGCAGGGACGGCCGCATTTACGACAACGGATTCGCCTTCGACAAGGCACTGGAGCGGCTGGTATTCCAGCCGAGCTACTGGCCAATCGTAAAGGAGTTCACGTCCGGCAAACCCCGTTTCGTACGGGGGTCCATGCTCGTGAACCAGCCAGGGGGAGTCGTCGATCCGGGATCGCTCCACTGCGCGCGCGAGGCCTACGGTTGGCAGAGCACGCGCTACGAATGCCGGGACGGCCGCATTTACTGCGATGATTTCGTCGTATTCATCTATCTCACCGACGTATATCCCGGCGACGGCGGACTCGTGGTCGTGCCCGGGTCCCACAAGTGCAATTTCGACCGGCCCGATTCGGTCTTCGACGGGGGCGACCTGGAAGACGACGCGCCACCCGGCACGACAAACGTTACGCCCAGGGCGGGCGACGCGGTGGTCATCTCCGAGTTGCTCACGCACGGCACCCTCCGGTGGAAGCCGACCGACCGGAAGCGTATCGTGCTCGTGCTGCGGTACGCGCCCCAGTACAGCGGCGGCGGTCCGTGGACGACGGACACGCTGAAGGCCCGGCTTTCGCCCGAGACCAACGAATTGATGGCCCTGGCCTCCTTCACGGAAATCAAGGACGTCACCCAGAGGGAAGTGGTCACGTTAACCGTATGA